From the Euzebya rosea genome, one window contains:
- a CDS encoding ABC transporter permease — protein MSTKTSGSSLGKYIAVRVALAPVFLLLLLTVLFILLRILPGDIVTASLAGRASEERIEQARQAAGVDRPITVQYVEYLTDLARGDFGQPLTDPRSTSELLADVLPATFELTIVAMLIAIPLGIVLGALSARFRDTPLDGAARLFGIVSFSLPVFWLGIQAQLIFSVWLKWLPTGNRISGRIVPVNGPTGFYVLDGFLAGNSEFAITALKHLILPGATLGLVISGIFIRLVRVNMLQTLRADYVESAHARGVHERPVLFRHAFKNALVPVITIMGLQFALLLGGAILTETTFSWPGIGSKLVDFINARDYVGVQVLVTVIAMLITVTSLLIDILNGLIDPRVRY, from the coding sequence TGTCAACGAAGACCTCGGGATCCAGCCTCGGCAAGTACATCGCGGTACGTGTGGCCCTGGCGCCCGTGTTCCTGCTGCTGCTGCTGACGGTCCTGTTCATCCTCCTCAGGATCCTCCCCGGTGACATCGTCACCGCGTCGCTGGCCGGTCGGGCCAGCGAGGAACGCATCGAGCAGGCCAGGCAGGCGGCTGGTGTCGACCGGCCCATCACGGTGCAGTACGTGGAGTACCTGACGGACCTCGCGAGGGGTGACTTCGGGCAGCCGCTGACCGACCCGCGCAGCACCAGCGAGCTGCTCGCCGACGTGCTGCCGGCGACCTTCGAGCTGACGATCGTCGCGATGCTGATCGCGATCCCGCTCGGCATCGTGCTCGGGGCGCTGTCGGCGAGGTTCCGAGACACGCCCCTGGACGGGGCGGCCAGGTTGTTCGGCATCGTCAGCTTCTCCCTGCCGGTCTTCTGGCTGGGCATCCAGGCACAGCTGATCTTCTCGGTCTGGCTGAAATGGCTTCCGACCGGCAACCGGATAAGCGGGCGCATCGTCCCGGTCAACGGGCCGACCGGGTTCTACGTCCTCGACGGGTTCCTGGCCGGCAACTCCGAGTTCGCCATCACCGCACTCAAGCACCTGATCCTCCCGGGAGCGACGCTCGGGCTCGTGATCTCGGGCATCTTCATCCGGCTCGTCCGCGTCAACATGCTGCAGACGCTCCGCGCCGACTACGTCGAGTCCGCCCATGCCCGCGGCGTCCACGAACGGCCGGTGCTGTTCCGCCACGCCTTCAAGAACGCCCTCGTGCCCGTCATCACCATCATGGGCCTGCAGTTCGCGCTGCTGCTCGGCGGGGCGATCCTGACCGAGACCACCTTCTCCTGGCCGGGCATCGGCAGCAAGCTCGTGGACTTCATCAACGCCCGTGACTACGTCGGCGTGCAGGTCCTGGTGACGGTGATCGCCATGCTCATCACCGTGACCTCGCTCCTGATCGACATCCTCAACGGGCTCATCGACCCGCGGGTGAGGTACTGA
- a CDS encoding ABC transporter permease: MATPDPTRTDSTETGTTDVTDTASPRSGVRARIEHALRPWRRANPGARYLVIAGTVITLVFLVMAVFADSVAPFGESQYCPDEFFDPTVGATGTCIGAPPDAQIPARVAPSAEYPFGTTDTRFDVLSRVILGARIAFLVVAFSTAFAMLIGVPLGLFSGYIGGRLDRVLVLIMDTIYAFPSLLLAILIAFALRLRLEQWGIDAPFVPAAISVGTVYIPQYFRVIRNHTLSVKEEPFVEAARSLGAKRRTVVFRYIFFNVVSSIPVLFTLNAADAVLTLAALGFLGYGIKFPTAEWGLDVNLGLADSVGGFWWTAFWPGVAITLLVTGLSLIGEGLNDIVNPLLRVKGFKGKVKGARAAMKAAGDRREQPLDAESTVLAEGDVR; this comes from the coding sequence ATGGCAACCCCTGACCCCACCCGGACCGACTCGACCGAGACCGGAACGACTGACGTGACCGACACCGCGTCCCCGCGCAGCGGCGTCCGCGCCCGCATCGAACACGCGCTGCGGCCGTGGCGGCGGGCCAACCCGGGTGCCCGCTACCTCGTGATCGCGGGCACCGTCATCACGCTGGTGTTCCTCGTCATGGCGGTCTTCGCCGACAGCGTCGCGCCCTTCGGCGAGAGCCAGTACTGCCCCGACGAGTTCTTCGACCCGACCGTCGGCGCGACGGGCACCTGCATCGGGGCCCCGCCGGACGCCCAGATCCCGGCCCGGGTCGCACCCAGCGCCGAGTACCCGTTCGGCACCACCGACACCCGGTTCGACGTGCTCAGCCGTGTGATCCTCGGCGCGCGGATCGCGTTCCTCGTCGTGGCGTTCTCCACGGCGTTCGCCATGCTGATCGGGGTGCCGCTCGGGCTGTTCAGCGGCTATATCGGCGGCCGGCTCGACCGCGTCCTGGTCCTGATCATGGACACGATCTACGCCTTCCCGTCGCTGCTGCTGGCCATCCTGATCGCCTTCGCGCTGCGGCTGCGGCTGGAGCAGTGGGGCATCGATGCCCCGTTCGTGCCGGCGGCGATCTCCGTCGGCACCGTCTACATCCCGCAGTACTTCAGGGTCATCCGCAACCACACCCTGTCGGTCAAGGAGGAACCCTTCGTCGAGGCGGCGCGCTCGCTCGGCGCCAAGCGGCGGACCGTGGTGTTCCGCTACATCTTCTTCAACGTCGTGTCCTCCATCCCGGTGCTGTTCACCCTGAACGCCGCCGATGCCGTGCTGACGCTGGCGGCGCTGGGCTTCCTCGGGTACGGCATCAAGTTCCCCACCGCCGAGTGGGGGCTGGACGTCAACCTGGGCCTTGCCGACTCCGTCGGCGGCTTCTGGTGGACCGCCTTCTGGCCGGGTGTGGCCATCACGCTGCTCGTCACCGGGCTCTCGCTCATCGGTGAGGGGCTCAACGACATCGTCAACCCGTTGCTCCGCGTGAAGGGCTTCAAGGGCAAGGTGAAGGGGGCCCGCGCCGCGATGAAGGCCGCGGGCGACCGCCGCGAGCAGCCGCTGGACGCCGAGTCGACCGTGCTGGCCGAAGGGGACGTCCGATGA
- a CDS encoding ABC transporter ATP-binding protein has translation MTDATPVLSVRDLRVAYGTPAGMLHAVDGVSIDVAAGESLGLVGESGCGKSTMGKALMQLLPPGAEMSGSVKLQGEELVGISPRALRKVRGEDMALVFQEPMTRLDPLMRVSDHFVEAIRAHRPGTKKDEARAMAREALMQMGIPPTRADNYPHEFSGGMRQRIMIALGIVMRPYLVIADEPTTALDVIVEAQILDLLDRLRREEDLGLILITHNLGIVAETCDRVAVMYAGRIVEVGPVEEVFTDPKHPYTQGLLRSVISVDTEELASIDGFPPNLLDPPTGCRFAPRCDQRFEPCTTVDPSLTPVSDATRAACLLYPGAEAGTDATHEMAR, from the coding sequence ATGACCGACGCAACACCAGTCCTGTCCGTCCGCGACCTCCGCGTCGCCTACGGCACCCCGGCAGGGATGCTGCACGCCGTCGACGGCGTCTCCATCGACGTCGCCGCGGGTGAGTCCCTCGGCCTGGTCGGCGAGTCCGGCTGCGGCAAGTCCACGATGGGCAAGGCGCTGATGCAGCTGCTGCCGCCCGGTGCGGAGATGTCCGGCTCGGTGAAGCTGCAGGGGGAGGAGCTCGTCGGCATCAGCCCCCGCGCCCTCCGGAAGGTCCGGGGCGAGGACATGGCCCTGGTCTTCCAGGAACCCATGACTCGCCTCGACCCGCTCATGCGCGTCAGCGACCACTTCGTGGAGGCCATCCGGGCACACCGGCCGGGCACCAAGAAGGACGAGGCCCGGGCGATGGCCCGTGAGGCGCTGATGCAGATGGGCATCCCGCCCACCCGCGCCGACAACTACCCCCACGAGTTCTCCGGCGGCATGCGCCAGCGCATCATGATCGCCCTCGGGATCGTCATGCGCCCCTACCTCGTCATCGCCGACGAGCCGACGACGGCGCTCGACGTCATCGTCGAGGCCCAGATCCTGGACCTGCTCGACCGCCTTCGCCGCGAGGAGGACCTCGGGCTGATCCTCATCACCCACAACCTCGGCATCGTCGCCGAGACCTGCGACCGGGTGGCGGTCATGTACGCCGGACGGATCGTCGAGGTCGGCCCGGTCGAGGAGGTCTTCACCGACCCCAAGCACCCCTACACCCAGGGGCTGCTGCGATCGGTCATCAGCGTCGACACCGAGGAGCTGGCGTCCATCGACGGCTTCCCGCCCAACCTGCTCGACCCCCCGACCGGGTGTCGGTTCGCCCCCCGCTGCGACCAGCGGTTCGAGCCGTGCACCACCGTCGACCCGAGCCTCACGCCGGTCAGCGACGCCACCCGCGCGGCCTGCCTGCTGTACCCGGGTGCCGAAGCCGGCACCGACGCGACCCACGAGATGGCCCGATGA